One Spea bombifrons isolate aSpeBom1 chromosome 1, aSpeBom1.2.pri, whole genome shotgun sequence DNA window includes the following coding sequences:
- the EFS gene encoding embryonal Fyn-associated substrate: MPAQLAQALYDNAAESPEELSFRRGDVMLVLEKDAPALGGWWRCSLRGQQGIAPGNRLKLLPEISSQECEYQAPRFLGTATEAADPGSRSEEPQNKHNVSQAQISSEVYQVPPIARLCLSLPSVKTQEDIYNSPRLVGVSSQESTEVYDMPSIPIRDPLSTLEIYDSPALRVKDAAIAHTASEEIPEDIYDVPPALHGLSQEISEEDEDEGIYSLPSNLKRVSGLQNLYEAPEDILSTGHPPETVEPVNTHRLSVSSTGSARSADSGGSRESSIPTLLTWESHSNATCTVESLRLLHQELQRTISLVNEGTLEGTGRGCPEYVTGGRTVEALREFLGMSHVLLLRSCQASDPALHRELNGHLEQLEYALRDLMDGGTEMTKLIQEQSGCIVRLVSANAGILFPRPRLSSSESLSRRPLPALPATASPAPHRKGSIQDRPLPPPPTLVPPPSDPGENADSEYERIQCRDNHYVHLQGTVTAQTVQKPRDVQTDKEQSQSQEREVNPSEEDRQLLRFYAAQSHGHLQTLQSCVGTFLGSASSQPPRVFVGHGKQLVIAAHKLVFIGDTLGRLLGCTQLQTKLAGEGAALCQALKEVVLATKEAAAKYPSPAALKATASSVSALCTCARSFTDLLQSLAS; encoded by the exons GCACAGCTGGCCCAAGCTCTTTACGATAATGCAGCGGAGAGCCCAGAAGAACTCAGTTTCCGCCGAGGGGACGTGATGTTGGTTCTGGAGAAAGATGCCCCGGCACTTGGGGGGTGGTGGCGTTGTTCTTTGAGAGGGCAACAAGGAATTGCTCCAGGGAATCGATTAAAACTACTTCCTGAGATCTCATCACAGGAATGTGAATATCAGGCACCACGTTTTCTGGGAACAGCAACAGAGGCTGCAGATCCTGGAAGCAGATCTGAGGAGccacaaaacaaacataatgTGTCACAAGCTCAGATAAGCAGCGAG GTGTATCAAGTTCCCCCCATTGCACGGCTGTGTCTCTCCCTTCCATCAGTCAAAACTCAGGAAGACATTTACAATTCACCACGCCTCGTTGGAGTATCTTCACAAGAATCGACAGAG GTATATGATATGCCTTCTATACCCATAAGAGATCCATTATCTACCTTAGAGATATATGACAGTCCAGCACTGCGAGTGAAGGATGCGGCTATTGCACACACTGCGTCTGAAGAGATTCCAGAGGATATATATGATGTACCTCCTGCATTACATGGTCTGTCGCAGGAGATCTCTGAGGAAGATGAAGACGAGGGCATTTATTCCCTTCCCTCTAACTTAAAACGTGTATCTGGGCTGCAGAATTTGTACGAGGCTCCTGAGGATATTCTAAGTACAGGACATCCTCCTGAAACTGTAGAGCCAGTCAACACTCACCGTCTCTCGGTGTCTAGCACAGGCAGTGCCCGGTCTGCAGATTCTGGAGGGAGTAGGGAGTCTAGCATCCCAACCCTACTGACTTGGGAGAGCCATAGCAATGCCACCTGTACAGTGGAGTCTTTGAGGTTGCTGCATCAGGAACTACAAAGAACCATATCACTTGTGAATGAGGGTACATTAGAAGGCACAGGAAGAGGGTGTCCAGAATATGTAACAGGAGGGCGGACTGTGGAAGCTCTGAGGGAATTTCTTGGTATGTCGCATGTTCTTCTCTTGCGATCGTGCCAAGCCTCAGACCCTGCCCTGCATCGAGAACTCAATGGGCACCTTGAACAGTTGGAGTATGCATTGAGAGATCTTATGGATGGGGGTACTGAGATGACAAAACTCATTCAGGAGCAAAGCGGGTGCATTGTTAGACTTGTCAGTGCTAATGCTGGCATCCTTTTCCCACGGCCACGTTTGTCCTCCAGTGAGAGTCTTTCTCGAAGGCCACTTCCAGCCCTGCCTGCAACTGCATCCCCAGCACCTCACCGCAAGGGCAGCATCCAGGACAGGCCTCTGCCGCCGCCACCTACCCTGGTTCCTCCCCCAAGTGATCCAGGAGAGAATGCAGACAGTGAATACGAGAGGATACAATGTAGAGACAATCATTATGTGCATCTACAG GGAACTGTTACCGCTCAGACGGTACAAAAACCCAGAGACGTACAGACAGACAAAGAGCAGAGCCAATCACAAGAGAGAGAG GTGAACCCTTCAGAGGAGGACCGCCAACTGTTACGTTTTTATGCAGCTCAAAGTCACGGCCACCTACAGACTCTGCAGTCCTGCGTGGGCACCTTTCTTGGCAGTGCCAGTTCACAACCTCCCCGTGTGTTCGTGGGACACGGGAAGCAGTTAGTGATTGCTGCTCACAAGCTTGTGTTCATCGGAGATACTCTTGGTCGACTGCTTGGCTGCACCCAACTGCAAACAAAACTAgccggggaaggagcagctCTGTGCCAAGCACTGAAAGAAGTGGTCCTGGCAACAAAAGAAGCCGCCGCGAAATACCCATCACCCGCTGCACTAAAAGCCACAGCCAGCAGCGTCTCAGCGCTCTGTACATGCGCACGCAGCTTTACGGACCTGTTACAAAGTTTAGCTAGCTGA